A genomic region of Metopolophium dirhodum isolate CAU chromosome 1, ASM1992520v1, whole genome shotgun sequence contains the following coding sequences:
- the LOC132935319 gene encoding probable RNA helicase armi — protein sequence MASVLNSIWSWVTGKPEVPELPKNIVFEKDVTADNDFWISCILNPSLDITYVNGIVTKILDTDKCIIDNKYHYQPKTEKEIRNFPYIELNSSVRVSLYREKNSNNAEWRVASCFLSKDGPRHQPNMIRANESIRVLLDDNEPTYRVDDISENDDNEDQMTVEVLGDMPKVIVFEQESIIQILFRNNSYVEEKILNDYQTMQGNKVQLSIVDKNKLPITIGVQSEYIFDITLKGKYLGKSTEKVEFIFEDITYKVGINIDVTDSRLILSQNSDFYSKREIDMQRLFELQNDPIVRGVHKGIRAQFPSVRLANWNIPSQLTKCYWSENGKFNQNSTEVKSNIQKLYPAAFETLTYQNYKAKYHTLLFMEEIEITAALQKYAQERIHFEHTGEYLVLKIPNLSEQRPSLITGDRAAVTDPPNCTKRLGECGVYEGIIHKVLADEIWLKFDPEFHSMCGHWDYSVNFFNARNMYRKLHEVVNEMWKKNRLGESFLFPYRDSLEYQPSKLKILSYDKINPDNSYEDNLKKDGNTLLPQPKVVQNIRWFNNKLNSEQKIAVINIMKGEGRPMPYIIYGPPGTGKTITMTESIIQVYKEYPKSKLLICAPTNSAVDMLLSKLVNSGLFDKTVMKRLVSYNHFIGSSYNMDYDEYCVLPELESSYHGGESDTRLIRKRNILKLRLVLTTEGTAGLLYMMGLNSGTFTHIFIDEAGQSTEPDILLPLSFLDPYRDGQVILAGDPKQLGPVVMSLLAKHSGGLGLSMLYRFINYPSYLRDTDMFPEHNGYNPKLITHLVQNYRSLPEIMLNYNKLFYESLLVSTILNDNAQERILLNNLNGNTHWDIGCKGPVIVHGIVGEDCQDPNSPSWFNPHEAFQVLLYFTRLMKSGISVDDIGIITPYSSQVSKINELLKMYYPDIKLPKVGSVEMFQGQERMVIIISIVRSKSTAGREKDKKFSLGFLVANERTNVALSRAKSLLIIIGDPTTMKMNKNWKFVLSQAIKNDNYIGCNVPE from the exons ATGGCGTCCGTGTTGAACAGCATCTGGAGTTGGGTGACCGGAAAACCCGAAGTGCCCGAGCtgccaaaaaatattgtttttgaaaaagatGTGACTGCGGATAATGACTTTTGG ATATCGTGCATTTTGAACCCGTCGTTGGATATCACATATGTAAATGGTATAGTGACAAAGATATTGGACACTGACAAATGTATCATTGACAACAAATACCATTATCAGCCAAAAACCGAGAAGGAAATTCGGAACTTCCCATATATAGAACTCAACAGTTCTGTCAGAGTATCTCTCTACAGGGAAAAGAACTCTAACAATGCGGAATGGAGGGTTGCAAGTTGTTTCCTATCCAAAGACGGCCCTCGTCATCAGCCCAATAT GATCAGAGCAAATGAATCTATCCGTGTTCTCCTCGATGACAATGAACCAACATACCGAGTTGATGATATTAGCGAAAATGATGATAACGAAGATCAAATGACTGTTGAAGTATTGGGTGACATGCCTAAAGTAATTGTTTTTGAACAGGAATCAATAATacag atattatttagaaataacaGCTATGTTGAggagaaaatattaaatgattatcaAACTATGCAAGGAAATAAAGTACAATTGtcaattgttgataaaaataaattgcctATAACAATTGGAGTGCAgtcagaatatatttttgacattacTCTTAAAGGAAA GTATTTAGGAAAATCTACCGAAaaagttgaatttatttttgaagacatcACTTACAAAGTAGGCATAAACATTGATGTCACTGATTCAAGACTAATTCTTTCACAAAATTCAGATTTTTATTCTAAGAGAGAAATTGATATGCA gAGATTATTTGAACTGCAAAATGATCCAATAGTTCGTGGTGTTCATAAAGGCATTAGAGCACAGTTTCCATCAGTCCGTTTGGCAAATTGGAATATTCCATCTCAGTTAACAAAATGTTACTGGTCTGAAAATGGAAAATTCAATca aaacagTACTGaagttaaaagtaatattcaaaaattatatccaGCTGCTTTTGAAACTCTTACCTACCAAAATTACAAAGCAAAATATCATACTCTTTTATTCATGGAAGAAATAgaa aTTACTGCAGCTCTTCAAAAATATGCACAAGAAAGAATACATTTTGAGCATACAGGTGAATATCTAGTTCTGAAAATACCCAATCTTTCTGAGCAACGGCCTTCATTAATTACTGGTGATCGAGCTGCAGTTACAGATCCACCAAACTGTACTAAAAGACTAG GTGAATGTGGAGTCTATGAAGGCATAATCCATAAGGTTTTGGCAGATgaaatatggttaaaatttgATCCAGAGTTTCATAGTATGTGTGGCCATTGGGATTATagtgtgaatttttttaatgccaGAAATATGTATCGAAAACTACACGAAGTAGTCAATGAAATGTGGAAAAAGAATAGACTAGGtgaatcatttttatttccatACAGGGATTCCTTAGAATACCAGCCATCGAAATTGAAGATTCTAagctatgataaaataaacccAGACAACAGTTATgaggataatttaaaaaaagatggcAATACTCTGTTACCACAGCCAAAGGTTGTGCAAAATATCAgatggtttaataataaattgaactcTGAACAAAAAATTGCTGTCATTAACATTATGAAAGGTGAAGGGAGACCAATGCCTTATATTATTTACGGACCCCCCGGAACCggtaaaacaataacaatgacAGAAAGCATCATCCAAGTGTATAAAGAATACCCAAAAAGCaa attGTTAATTTGTGCTCCAACCAATTCTGCTGTTGACATGTTACTGTCTAAACTTGTAAATTctggtttatttgataaaactgTTATGAAGCGTTTAGTCAGCTATAATCATTTTATTGGTTCATCTTATAACATGGATTATgatgaatattgtgttttaccTGAACTTGAGAGTTCATATCACGGTGGTGAATCAG acACTAGGTTAATTAGAAAACGCAATATTCTCAAGTTACGATTAGTTCTTACCACTGAAGGTACAGCTGGACTACTGTATATGATGGGCTTAAATAGTGGAACCTTTACTCATATATTTATAGATGAAGCTGGGCAATCAACAGAACCAGATATATTATTACCACTTT CATTTTTGGATCCATACAGAGATGGACAAGTTATATTGGCTGGCGATCCCAAGCAGTTGGGACCTGTTGTCATGTCATTATTAGCAAAGCACTCTGGTGGTCTGGGACTTTCTATGTTATATCGTTTTATTAATTACCCGTCATACCTGAGAGATACTGACATGTTTCCAGAACATAATGGTTATAACCCGAAACTTATTACACACTTAGTTCAGAATTATCGATCTTTGCCGGAAATTATGTTaaactacaataaattattttatgaatctttattagtGTCAACT ATATTGAATGATAATGCACAggaaagaatattattaaacaatttgaacGGAAATACTCACTGGGACATAGGTTGTAAAGGACCAGTTATTGTGCATGGTATCGTTGGCGAAGATTGCCAAGATCCCAATAGTCCTTCATGGTTTAATCCCCACGAAGCCTTCCAAGTATTATTGTACTTTACAAGGTTAATGAAATCTGGAATATCTGTTGATGACATTGGAATTATCACCCCATACTCTTCTCaa GTCTCCAAAATTAATGAGTTACTGAAAATGTACTATCCAGATATCAAATTACCAAAAGTAGGCTCGGTAGAAATGTTCCAAGGCCAAGAAAGGATGGTTATTATCATATCTATAGTCAGGAGCAAATCCACAGCAGGACGCGAAAAAGATAAGAAATTTAGTCTTGGTTTTCTTGTCGCCAATGAACGCACCAATGTCGCATTATCCAGGGCAAAATCGTTGCTCATAATAATTGGAGATCCAACTACaatgaaaatgaataaaaattggaAGTTTGTACTTTCACAAGCAATCAAGAATGATAACTATATTGGGTGTAATGTCCCTGAATAA
- the LOC132935320 gene encoding E3 ubiquitin-protein ligase RNF185-like translates to MATTSNESDSTQKNTGNEENDGKDDQNNMFECNICLENAKDAVVSVCGHLFCWPCLHQWLETRTGRQVCPVCKAVINKDKVIPIYGRGNSKQEDPRNKVPPRPAGQRTEPDANSGFPGFTFGDGGFHLSFGIGAFPFGFLTSFNFTDRPRGIPVGSQLQQDDQYLSKLFLWIAVIFIIWLLLA, encoded by the exons ATGGCTACCACAAGCAACGAGTCAGATTCTACGCAAAAGAACACAGGTAATGAAGAAAATGATGGCAAAGATGATCAGAATAACATGTTTGAGTGTAACATATGCTTGGAGAATGCAAAAGATGCGGTTGTCAGTGTCTGTGGCCATTTATTTTG CTGGCCATGCTTGCATCAATGGTTAGAAACTCGAACAGGTCGTCAAGTATGCCCTGTATGTAAAGCTgttataaataaagataaagtaATACCAATTTATGGACGTGGAAATTCCAAACAAGAAGATCCTAG aAATAAAGTGCCACCTAGGCCTGCTGGTCAAAGAACTGAACCGGATGCTAATTCT GGTTTCCCTGGTTTTACCTTTGGAGATGGCGGTTTCCATTTGTCGTTTGGAATAGGAGCATTTCCTTTTGGATTCTTAACATCATTTAATTTTACTGATCGTCCTCGTGGAA tTCCAGTTGGTAGTCAACTACAACAAGATGATCAATACTTATCAAAACTTTTCTTATGGATtgcagtaatatttattatttggcttTTGTTAGCATGA